The Deinococcus metalli genome window below encodes:
- a CDS encoding DUF1304 domain-containing protein: protein MSVLAGVLVAGIALLHVYILVLEMVLWETPRAMRAFGTTPDFARQTRALAANQGLYNGFLAAGLLWGLLIQSPSVQLFFLSCVAVAGIYGALTANRRILFVQTVPAAVAILAVLLSR, encoded by the coding sequence ATGAGCGTGCTGGCAGGCGTGCTGGTCGCCGGGATCGCGCTGCTGCACGTGTACATCCTGGTGCTGGAGATGGTCCTGTGGGAGACACCGCGCGCCATGCGGGCCTTCGGCACAACCCCGGACTTCGCGCGGCAGACCCGCGCGCTGGCGGCCAACCAGGGCCTGTACAACGGCTTCCTGGCCGCCGGGCTGCTGTGGGGGCTGCTGATCCAGTCACCCTCGGTGCAACTGTTCTTCCTGAGCTGCGTGGCCGTGGCGGGGATCTACGGCGCGCTCACCGCCAACCGGCGCATCCTGTTCGTGCAGACGGTACCGGCCGCCGTGGCGATCCTGGCCGTGCTGCTGTCGCGCTGA
- a CDS encoding bifunctional 5,10-methylenetetrahydrofolate dehydrogenase/5,10-methenyltetrahydrofolate cyclohydrolase produces the protein MSGAHPQALTGKHLAEGVMAGVRSALTQWAQAPEPFQPHLVSVLASSDPASAVYVDAKARRARKLGVAFSVRDLGAGATQAELHAALESLSTDETVHGIMLELPLAAGLDADEALLHVAHRKDVEGLTPGNLALIAAGREPEALLPPTPRSVRFLLRSVLGDDLRGLRVAVVGPGRTVGRPLTFMLNNRGVTVTVCNEHTRDLPGVLAGVDAVVVAVGRAGLLRPEHVQPHHVVIDAGINVKAGGGVEGDAVPELPVRAQSPVPGGVGPLTSALTYQNLVRAVRLQRGEPVA, from the coding sequence ATGTCGGGGGCGCACCCCCAGGCCCTGACGGGCAAGCATCTGGCCGAGGGGGTCATGGCCGGGGTCCGGAGCGCGCTGACGCAGTGGGCGCAGGCCCCGGAGCCGTTCCAGCCGCACCTGGTGAGTGTGCTGGCCTCCAGCGACCCGGCGTCGGCAGTGTACGTGGACGCCAAGGCGCGGCGGGCACGCAAGCTGGGCGTGGCGTTCAGCGTGCGCGACCTGGGGGCCGGAGCCACGCAGGCCGAGTTGCATGCCGCGCTGGAATCCCTTTCCACCGACGAAACCGTGCACGGCATCATGCTGGAGCTGCCGCTGGCCGCCGGCCTGGACGCCGACGAGGCGCTGCTGCATGTCGCTCACCGCAAGGACGTAGAGGGCCTGACGCCCGGCAACCTGGCCCTGATCGCGGCGGGCCGCGAGCCCGAGGCACTGCTGCCGCCCACGCCGCGCTCGGTGCGCTTCCTGCTGCGCTCTGTCCTGGGCGACGACCTGCGCGGCCTGCGGGTGGCGGTGGTCGGGCCGGGGCGCACGGTGGGCCGCCCGCTGACCTTCATGCTGAACAACCGGGGCGTGACCGTGACGGTGTGCAACGAGCACACGCGCGACCTGCCGGGCGTGCTGGCCGGGGTGGACGCGGTGGTCGTGGCGGTGGGCCGCGCGGGCCTGCTGCGCCCGGAGCACGTGCAGCCGCACCACGTGGTGATCGACGCCGGGATCAACGTGAAGGCCGGGGGCGGCGTGGAGGGCGACGCTGTGCCGGAGCTGCCGGTGCGCGCCCAGTCCCCCGTACCGGGCGGCGTGGGGCCCCTGACCAGCGCGCTGACGTACCAGAACCTCGTGCGGGCCGTGCGGCTGCAGCGGGGCGAACCGGTCGCGTAG
- a CDS encoding glycosyltransferase, translating into MTNALTVLDVLGLLLFAAYVIQQTLAATRPAPRPPQRHHGARLVFLIPALNEAQVIVPTLENLRAAVPDARVVVIDDASDDRTAALVEAAAQRDPHVLLLRRRPPEARQNKGRAMNWAVRQLLQDPQLTAHPLEDTVLVVVDADGRIGPDFAPQVRGAFADPHVMAAQGWMRFRQSGAPAGWRGVAGRMLLFQQDLEAFITGHIQRYRTLGGTASLTGNGQCMRASYVADQLARGVDPWPDVLLEDFASAVEVRLHDPRHRVAYLTAHVQQQGVLDLRQFVRQRARWTQGTMQCLAYLPKLWQRPASLLTRVDFSYFILAPWLNLILIVSMASQGLRRVTGWQGLWLPGWVGVLLTVLPLALQLNWALRYRAERRLAWWAVPYTLLSLPIYSVALLGNMPLAYWNHFTGKRAWYKSERHDEVAPDPAPHRAEPRADARQYGTD; encoded by the coding sequence TTGACGAACGCCCTGACTGTCCTTGACGTGCTCGGCCTGCTTCTCTTCGCAGCGTACGTGATCCAGCAGACGCTCGCCGCCACCCGTCCCGCGCCCCGACCCCCACAGCGGCACCACGGCGCGCGGCTGGTGTTCCTGATCCCGGCGCTGAACGAGGCGCAGGTGATCGTGCCCACCCTGGAGAACCTGCGCGCGGCGGTGCCGGACGCCCGCGTCGTGGTGATCGACGACGCCAGCGACGACCGCACCGCCGCCCTGGTCGAGGCGGCGGCGCAGCGCGACCCACACGTGCTGCTGCTGCGCCGCCGCCCGCCCGAGGCGCGGCAGAACAAGGGCCGGGCCATGAACTGGGCCGTGCGGCAGCTCCTGCAGGACCCGCAGCTGACGGCGCATCCGCTGGAGGACACGGTGCTCGTGGTCGTGGACGCCGACGGCCGCATCGGCCCGGACTTCGCGCCGCAGGTGCGCGGGGCCTTCGCGGACCCGCACGTGATGGCCGCGCAGGGCTGGATGCGCTTCCGGCAGAGTGGCGCGCCCGCCGGGTGGCGCGGCGTCGCGGGCCGGATGCTGCTGTTCCAGCAGGACCTGGAGGCCTTCATCACCGGGCACATCCAGCGCTACCGCACGCTGGGCGGCACGGCGTCACTCACCGGCAACGGCCAGTGCATGCGCGCCAGCTACGTGGCCGATCAGCTCGCGCGCGGCGTGGACCCGTGGCCGGACGTGCTGCTCGAAGACTTCGCCAGCGCCGTCGAGGTGCGCCTGCACGACCCCCGGCACCGCGTGGCCTACCTGACGGCACACGTGCAGCAGCAGGGCGTGCTCGACCTGCGGCAGTTCGTGCGGCAGCGGGCGCGCTGGACCCAGGGCACCATGCAGTGCCTGGCCTACCTGCCCAAACTGTGGCAGCGGCCCGCGTCCCTGCTGACTCGCGTGGACTTCAGCTACTTCATCCTGGCGCCGTGGCTGAACCTGATCCTGATCGTGTCCATGGCCAGCCAGGGCCTGCGCCGCGTGACCGGGTGGCAGGGCCTGTGGCTGCCCGGCTGGGTGGGCGTGCTGCTCACGGTGCTGCCGCTGGCCCTGCAACTCAACTGGGCGCTGCGTTACCGCGCCGAGCGCCGGCTGGCCTGGTGGGCGGTGCCGTACACGCTGCTGAGCCTGCCGATCTACTCGGTGGCGCTGCTGGGCAACATGCCGCTGGCGTACTGGAACCATTTCACCGGCAAACGCGCGTGGTACAAGAGCGAGCGCCACGACGAGGTCGCGCCGGACCCCGCTCCGCACCGGGCCGAGCCCCGGGCCGACGCGCGGCAGTACGGCACGGACTGA
- a CDS encoding META domain-containing protein, which translates to MLSILAVLALTTAPLPVPFAGPRWTLAGLTPDGGRLRVPGTRMARPAFTVHGGRLTGTTGCSPLRARVAISGNSVRIWNVQAGTGDFCPDHALALREDFTTLLERVTRVEWRGSTLILHAGTGRLEFTSGARP; encoded by the coding sequence ATGCTGAGCATCCTGGCCGTGCTCGCCCTGACCACCGCGCCCCTGCCCGTGCCCTTCGCCGGTCCACGCTGGACGCTCGCGGGCCTCACGCCGGACGGGGGCCGGCTGCGGGTGCCCGGCACGCGGATGGCCCGGCCCGCCTTCACCGTCCACGGCGGGCGGCTGACCGGCACGACGGGGTGCAGTCCGCTGCGCGCCCGCGTGGCGATCAGCGGCAACTCTGTCCGCATCTGGAACGTGCAGGCCGGCACCGGCGACTTCTGCCCGGACCACGCGCTGGCGCTGCGCGAGGACTTCACCACCCTGCTGGAGCGGGTCACGCGCGTGGAGTGGCGCGGCTCCACCCTGATCCTGCACGCCGGTACGGGCCGGCTGGAGTTCACGTCCGGAGCCCGGCCGTGA
- the purH gene encoding bifunctional phosphoribosylaminoimidazolecarboxamide formyltransferase/IMP cyclohydrolase, with protein sequence MARRALISVSDKTGVIEFARQLEQRGWEILSTGGTYASITGAGIPARQVSDVTGFPEMLDGRVKTLHPAVHGGILARRDEDHLGQLQEHGIGTIDLVCVNLYPFRETVARGAPFDEVIENIDIGGPAMIRSAAKNHAGVLVLVDPADYPLALADAVSDTDRKRLAAKAYRHTSEYDAAITAYLEGTSDELPTGLPQTLTLTLDKAAEVRYGENPHQPGAIYRLGSARGPVIDAQVVSGKPMSFNNFTDADAAWTLCQELSAQEAAVPEHAAVCVAVKHANPCGVALAGDVKSAWERARDADTLSVFGGVVAVNRPVDLAAAQSMRGTFLEVLIAPDVSAEATAWFAEKKPDLRVLIAGPSEHVSVLDVRPLTGGFAVQERDTRPWDDLCPETVTTREPTEQEWLDLRFAWATVKHARSNAVVIARGGVTVGLGAGAVSRIWAAERAVANAGEGARGAVLASEAFFPFDDVVRLAAQAGVSAILQPGGAKRDPEVIAACNELGLSMVFTGSRHFKH encoded by the coding sequence ATGGCGAGACGGGCCCTGATTTCCGTGAGCGACAAGACCGGCGTGATCGAGTTCGCGCGGCAGCTCGAGCAGCGCGGCTGGGAGATCCTCAGCACCGGCGGCACCTACGCCTCGATCACCGGCGCGGGCATCCCGGCGCGGCAGGTGAGCGACGTGACCGGCTTTCCCGAGATGCTCGACGGCCGCGTGAAGACCCTGCACCCGGCCGTCCACGGCGGCATCCTCGCCCGGCGCGACGAGGACCATCTGGGGCAGCTCCAGGAGCACGGCATCGGCACGATTGACCTGGTATGCGTGAACCTGTACCCCTTCCGGGAGACGGTGGCGCGCGGCGCCCCCTTCGACGAGGTGATCGAGAACATCGACATCGGCGGGCCTGCCATGATCCGCTCGGCCGCGAAGAACCACGCGGGCGTGCTGGTGCTGGTCGATCCGGCCGATTACCCGCTGGCCCTGGCGGACGCGGTTTCGGACACGGACCGCAAGCGCCTGGCGGCCAAGGCCTACCGGCACACCAGCGAATACGACGCCGCCATCACCGCGTACCTGGAGGGCACCTCCGACGAATTGCCGACCGGCCTGCCGCAGACGCTGACGCTGACCCTCGACAAGGCCGCCGAGGTGCGGTACGGCGAGAACCCGCACCAGCCCGGCGCGATCTACCGCCTGGGCAGCGCACGCGGGCCGGTCATCGACGCGCAGGTGGTGTCGGGCAAGCCCATGAGTTTCAACAACTTCACGGACGCCGACGCCGCGTGGACGCTGTGCCAGGAACTCTCGGCGCAGGAGGCCGCCGTGCCGGAGCACGCGGCGGTGTGCGTGGCCGTCAAGCACGCCAACCCCTGCGGCGTGGCCCTGGCCGGGGACGTGAAGTCGGCGTGGGAACGCGCCCGTGACGCCGACACCCTGAGCGTGTTCGGCGGCGTGGTCGCGGTGAACCGGCCCGTGGATCTGGCGGCGGCACAGAGCATGCGCGGCACCTTCCTGGAGGTGCTGATCGCGCCGGACGTGAGTGCCGAGGCCACCGCGTGGTTCGCCGAAAAGAAGCCCGACCTGCGCGTGCTGATCGCCGGCCCCAGCGAGCACGTGAGCGTGCTGGACGTGCGGCCCCTGACCGGCGGCTTCGCCGTGCAGGAGCGGGATACCCGCCCGTGGGACGACCTGTGCCCCGAGACGGTCACGACGCGCGAACCGACCGAGCAGGAGTGGCTCGACCTGCGCTTCGCGTGGGCGACCGTGAAGCACGCCCGCAGCAACGCGGTCGTGATCGCCAGGGGCGGCGTGACGGTCGGCCTGGGCGCCGGCGCGGTCAGCCGCATCTGGGCCGCCGAGCGCGCCGTGGCGAACGCGGGCGAGGGCGCGCGGGGCGCGGTGCTGGCGTCCGAGGCGTTCTTCCCCTTCGACGACGTGGTGCGCCTCGCCGCGCAGGCAGGCGTGAGCGCCATCCTGCAACCCGGCGGCGCCAAGCGCGACCCCGAGGTGATCGCCGCGTGCAACGAACTGGGCCTGAGCATGGTGTTCACCGGCTCGCGGCACTTCAAGCACTGA
- the gltX gene encoding glutamate--tRNA ligase codes for MSVVTRIAPSPTGDPHVGTAYIGLFNFILARQAGGRFILRIEDTDRGRYVADSETRIFRMMQWLGLTPDESPLQGGPNGPYRQSERMDLYGDYARQLVASGHAYYAFETPDELSALREAAQAAGHVIHVPSRDLDAAEAQRRVDAGEAAVIRLKVPREGETVVNDVLRDPIHFQNREIDDKVLLKADGFPTYHLANVVDDRAMGVTHVVRAEEWITSTPIHILLYRAFSWPEPVWAHMPLLRNADRSKISKRKNPTSVEWYQQQGFLPEALLNFLATMGWTHPDGREIFDLPELERVFRVEDVTLGGPVFDQARLRWYNGKYLREVLTEDDVARRLHAFLAEHKSDLPLDDHFRAVTRLMTPRIEVFSEFLDKTPYFWSETYPVTEKAQAAIDGARDVLPDLTARLKNAPAFDAVSIKALFQTYAEEQGLKLGKVMPPVRAAVAGTLESPDLPELLATLGQERVVARLTRALP; via the coding sequence ATGTCTGTCGTGACCCGCATCGCTCCCAGCCCGACCGGCGACCCGCACGTGGGCACCGCGTACATCGGCCTATTCAACTTCATCCTGGCCCGCCAGGCGGGCGGAAGGTTCATCCTGCGCATCGAGGACACCGACCGTGGCCGCTACGTCGCGGACAGCGAGACGCGCATCTTCCGCATGATGCAGTGGCTGGGCCTGACCCCCGACGAGTCCCCTCTCCAGGGCGGCCCTAACGGCCCGTACCGGCAATCCGAGCGCATGGACCTGTACGGCGACTACGCCCGGCAGCTCGTCGCGTCCGGTCACGCGTATTACGCGTTCGAGACGCCGGACGAGCTGTCGGCGCTGCGCGAGGCGGCGCAGGCGGCCGGCCACGTGATCCACGTGCCGAGCCGGGACCTGGACGCGGCCGAGGCGCAGCGCCGGGTGGACGCGGGCGAGGCGGCCGTGATCCGCCTGAAGGTGCCGCGTGAGGGCGAGACGGTCGTGAACGACGTGCTGCGCGACCCGATCCACTTCCAGAACCGCGAGATCGACGACAAGGTGCTGCTCAAGGCCGACGGCTTTCCCACGTACCACCTCGCGAACGTGGTGGACGACCGCGCGATGGGCGTGACGCACGTGGTGCGCGCCGAGGAGTGGATCACGTCCACGCCCATCCACATCCTGCTGTACCGCGCCTTTTCGTGGCCCGAGCCGGTGTGGGCGCACATGCCGCTGCTGCGCAACGCCGACCGCAGCAAGATCAGCAAGCGCAAGAACCCCACCAGCGTCGAGTGGTACCAGCAGCAGGGCTTCTTGCCCGAGGCGCTGCTGAACTTCCTGGCGACCATGGGCTGGACGCACCCGGACGGCCGCGAGATCTTCGACCTGCCCGAACTCGAGCGGGTGTTCCGCGTGGAGGACGTGACGCTGGGCGGCCCGGTGTTCGATCAGGCCAGGCTGCGCTGGTACAACGGCAAGTACCTGCGCGAGGTGTTGACGGAGGACGACGTGGCCCGCCGCCTGCACGCGTTCCTGGCAGAGCACAAGTCGGACCTGCCGCTCGACGACCACTTCCGCGCCGTGACGCGCCTGATGACGCCGCGTATCGAGGTCTTCAGCGAGTTCCTCGACAAGACGCCGTACTTCTGGTCGGAGACCTACCCCGTGACCGAGAAGGCGCAGGCGGCCATCGACGGCGCGCGCGACGTGCTGCCGGACCTCACCGCCCGCCTGAAGAACGCGCCCGCCTTCGATGCCGTGAGCATCAAGGCGCTGTTCCAGACCTACGCCGAGGAGCAGGGCCTGAAGCTCGGCAAGGTGATGCCGCCGGTGCGCGCGGCCGTGGCCGGGACGCTGGAAAGCCCGGACCTGCCGGAGCTGCTCGCCACGCTGGGCCAGGAGCGCGTCGTGGCGCGGCTCACGCGGGCGCTGCCGTGA